From a region of the Lactuca sativa cultivar Salinas chromosome 4, Lsat_Salinas_v11, whole genome shotgun sequence genome:
- the LOC111904670 gene encoding clavaminate synthase-like protein At3g21360, translating to MGSGKFFREIELPQQKPDGDGALFPAVLTPISNTDFTTKAKLSGFEEAIKAHKPWLESLLQKRGAILFRGFPVTSTSDFNDIVEAFGFPEAFYVGGRAPRTQILGRVYTTNEAPQDKTIPFHHEMAYVPDYPSKLFFFCEEAPLAGGETPIVLSHIIYDKMKEKHPEFVAKLEEHGVIYTKIMTDDNQQSSFTGSGWKSAYMTTDKKVAEERAEKQGTKLEWLENNSVRTITGPVPAVKFDKGSQRKTWFNSLANSYGGPANPELYDPNRSIEIGNGEPLSDEAMADCLRILDEECVAIPWKKGDVMLVNNLMVLHSRKPLITPPRRVLVSLCK from the exons ATGGGTTCCGGCAAATTCTTTAGAGAAATAGAATTACCTCAACAAAAACCCGACGGCGATGGTGCTCTCTTCCCGGCGGTGTTAACCCCAATCTCCAACACTGATTTTACTACAAAAGCAAAACTCAGTGGGTTTGAAGAAGCGATTAAAGCTCACAAGCCATGGCTGGAGTCTCTTCTCCAGAAAAGAGGTGCTATCCTCTTCCGAGGCTTCCCTGTTACCTCCACTTCCGACTTCAATGACATTGTCGAAGCTTTTGGCTTCCCCGAAGCCTTCTATGTCGGTGGCCGAGCCCCTAGAACCCAAATTCTCGGCCGGGTTTACACCACCAACGAAGCTCCTCAAGATAAGACAATTCCTTTCCACCACGAGATGGCCTAT GTTCCAGACTACCCATCGAAGTTATTTTTCTTTTGTGAAGAAGCACCACTAGCTGGAGGAGAAACTCCAATAGTTTTAAGCCATATCATATATGATAAGATGAAAGAGAAGCACCCAGAGTTCGTTGCAAAACTAGAGGAGCATGGAGTCATTTATACAAAAATAATGACAGACGATAACCAACAGTCATCCTTCACCGGCAGCGGGTGGAAGTCGGCGTACATGACCACCGACAAGAAAGTAGCAGAAGAAAG GGCGGAGAAGCAAGGAACAAAGTTGGAATGGCTGGAGAATAATTCTGTAAGAACTATCACCGGTCCGGTGCCGGCGGTGAAGTTTGACAAGGGAAGTCAACGGAAAACATGGTTCAATAGTCTGGCAAATAGTTATGGAGGCCCAGCGAACCCTGAACTCTATGATCCGAATAGATCTATTGAGATTGGAAATGGTGAACCTCTTTCGGATGAAGCCATGGCAGACTGTTTGAGAATTTTGGATGAAGAGTGTGTTGCGATTCCTTGGAAGAAAGGTGATGTTATGCTTGTTAATAATTTGATGGTTCTTCACAGCCGCAAGCCACTCATAACGCCACCACGCCGTGTTCTCGTATCCCTTTGCAAGTGA